One region of Pan paniscus chromosome 5, NHGRI_mPanPan1-v2.0_pri, whole genome shotgun sequence genomic DNA includes:
- the NELFE gene encoding negative elongation factor E isoform X2 has protein sequence MLVIPPGLSEEEEALQKKFNKLKKKKKALLALKKQSSSSTTSQGGVKRSLSEQPVVDTATATEQAKQLVKSGAISAIKAETKNSGFKRSRTLEGKLKDPEKGPVPTFQPFQRSISADDDLQESSRRPQRKSLYESDRLRELGPDGEEAEGPGAGDGPPRSFDWGYEERSGAHSSASPPRSCSRDRSHERNRDRDRDRERDRDRDRDRDRERDRDRDRDRDRDRDRERDRDRERDRDRDREGPFRRSDSFPERRAPRKGNTLYVYGEDMTPTLLRGAFSPFGNIIDLSMDPPRNCAFVTYEKMESADQAVAELNGTQVESVQLKVNIARKQPMLDAATGKSVWGSLAVQNSPKGCHRDKRTQIVYSDDVYKENLVDGF, from the exons ATGTTGGTGATACCCCCCGGACTGAGCGAGGAAGAGGAGGCTCTGCAGAAGAAATTCAACAAACTCAAGAAAAAG AAAAAGGCATTGCTGGCTCTGAAGAAGCAAAGTAGCAGCAGCACAACCAGCCAAGGTGGTGTCAAACGCT CACTATCAGAGCAGCCTGTCGTGGACACAGCCACAGCAACAGAGCAGGCAAAGCAGCTGGTGAAGTCAGGAGCCATCAGTGCCATCAAGGCTGAGACCAAGAACTCAGGCTTCAAGCGTTCTCGAACCCTTGAGGGGAAGTTAAAG GACCCCGAGAAGGGACCAGTCCCCACTTTCCAGCCGTTCCAGAGGAGCATATCTGCTGATGATGACCTGCAAGAG TCATCCAGACGTCCCCAGAGGAAATCTCTGTATGAGAG TGATCGACTTCGAGAACTAGGACCAGATGGAGAAGAGGCAGAGGGCCCAGGGGCTGGTGATGGTCCCCCTCGAAGCTTTGACTGGGGCTATGAAGAACGCAGTGGTgcccactcctcagcctcccctccccgAAGCTGCAGCCGGGACCGCAGCCATGAGAGGAACCGGGACAGAGACCGAGATCGGGAGCGGGATCGAGACCGGGAtcgagacagagacagagagcggGACAGGGATCGGGATCGGGATCGGGATCGAGATCGAGACCGGGAACGGGACAGGGATCGGGAGCGGGATCGAGACCGAGACCGAGAGGGTCCTTTCCGCA GGTCGGATTCATTCCCTGAACGGCGAGCCCCTAGGAAAGGGAATACCCTCTATGTATATGGAGAAGACATGACACCCACCCTTCTCCGTGGGGCCTTCTCTCCTTTTGGAAACATCATTGACCTCTCCATGGACCCACCCAGAAA CTGTGCCTTCGTCACCTATGAAAAGATGGAGTCAGCAGATCAGGCCGTTGCTGAG CTCAACGGGACCCAGGTGGAGTCTGTACAGCTCAAAGTCAACATAGCCCGAAAACAGCCCATGCTGGATGCCGCTACTGGCAAGTCTGTCTGGGGCTCCCTCG CTGTCCAGAACAGCCCTAAGGGTTGCCACCGGGACAAGAGGACCCAGATTGTCTACAGTGATGACGTCTACAAGGAAAACCTTGTGGATGGCTTCTAG
- the NELFE gene encoding negative elongation factor E isoform X1 codes for MLVIPPGLSEEEEALQKKFNKLKKKKKALLALKKQSSSSTTSQGGVKRSLSEQPVVDTATATEQAKQLVKSGAISAIKAETKNSGFKRSRTLEGKLKDPEKGPVPTFQPFQRSISADDDLQESSRRPQRKSLYESFVSSSDRLRELGPDGEEAEGPGAGDGPPRSFDWGYEERSGAHSSASPPRSCSRDRSHERNRDRDRDRERDRDRDRDRDRERDRDRDRDRDRDRDRERDRDRERDRDRDREGPFRRSDSFPERRAPRKGNTLYVYGEDMTPTLLRGAFSPFGNIIDLSMDPPRNCAFVTYEKMESADQAVAELNGTQVESVQLKVNIARKQPMLDAATGKSVWGSLAVQNSPKGCHRDKRTQIVYSDDVYKENLVDGF; via the exons ATGTTGGTGATACCCCCCGGACTGAGCGAGGAAGAGGAGGCTCTGCAGAAGAAATTCAACAAACTCAAGAAAAAG AAAAAGGCATTGCTGGCTCTGAAGAAGCAAAGTAGCAGCAGCACAACCAGCCAAGGTGGTGTCAAACGCT CACTATCAGAGCAGCCTGTCGTGGACACAGCCACAGCAACAGAGCAGGCAAAGCAGCTGGTGAAGTCAGGAGCCATCAGTGCCATCAAGGCTGAGACCAAGAACTCAGGCTTCAAGCGTTCTCGAACCCTTGAGGGGAAGTTAAAG GACCCCGAGAAGGGACCAGTCCCCACTTTCCAGCCGTTCCAGAGGAGCATATCTGCTGATGATGACCTGCAAGAG TCATCCAGACGTCCCCAGAGGAAATCTCTGTATGAGAG CTTTGTGTCTTCTAGTGATCGACTTCGAGAACTAGGACCAGATGGAGAAGAGGCAGAGGGCCCAGGGGCTGGTGATGGTCCCCCTCGAAGCTTTGACTGGGGCTATGAAGAACGCAGTGGTgcccactcctcagcctcccctccccgAAGCTGCAGCCGGGACCGCAGCCATGAGAGGAACCGGGACAGAGACCGAGATCGGGAGCGGGATCGAGACCGGGAtcgagacagagacagagagcggGACAGGGATCGGGATCGGGATCGGGATCGAGATCGAGACCGGGAACGGGACAGGGATCGGGAGCGGGATCGAGACCGAGACCGAGAGGGTCCTTTCCGCA GGTCGGATTCATTCCCTGAACGGCGAGCCCCTAGGAAAGGGAATACCCTCTATGTATATGGAGAAGACATGACACCCACCCTTCTCCGTGGGGCCTTCTCTCCTTTTGGAAACATCATTGACCTCTCCATGGACCCACCCAGAAA CTGTGCCTTCGTCACCTATGAAAAGATGGAGTCAGCAGATCAGGCCGTTGCTGAG CTCAACGGGACCCAGGTGGAGTCTGTACAGCTCAAAGTCAACATAGCCCGAAAACAGCCCATGCTGGATGCCGCTACTGGCAAGTCTGTCTGGGGCTCCCTCG CTGTCCAGAACAGCCCTAAGGGTTGCCACCGGGACAAGAGGACCCAGATTGTCTACAGTGATGACGTCTACAAGGAAAACCTTGTGGATGGCTTCTAG